A segment of the Sphingopyxis sp. OAS728 genome:
GCTGCCGAGGCGCATACGAGCGGCGAGATTGTCACGGTCGTCGCGGCGAAATCAAACGATTATGACGATGTCGCCCTCGTGTGGGCGAGCGTCATCGCCTTTATCGCGATGTCGGTGATCGCGCTCTTTCCCGAATTTTACCGCGGGCTGTACGACCGGCTGACCGGCGGTTGGGGGCATGAGCTGACGGCCAATCAATGGCTTGGGACGGTGATTGCGGTCGGCGTACTCAAATGGATCGGCATGTGGTTGATCCTGCTGTGGCGCCCGCTGCGGATGGCGCTGACGCCGCGTGCGATCAAGGCGCAGCGCGTGCGCGTCCGCGCGATCGACCTGTTCAAGGTCGGCACCGAGGCAAAGACGATCGGGCGCACCGGCGTCCTCCTCTATTTGAGCCTGAAAGAGCATCGCGCCGACATCGTCGCCGACGAGGCGATTGCGGCGAAGGTCACACCCGAAGTGTGGGGCGAAGCAATGGCGGCGCTGATCGAGCGCGTCCGTGTCGGCAAGCCCGGCGAAGGTATGGCCGAAGCGGTGCGCCAAATGGGTATCGTGCTCGCCGATCATTTCCCCAAGGGCGACGAAAATCCCAACGAACTTCCCGACCGGCTGATCGAACTTTAATACCTCCCCTTTTTCGTTCGTGCTGAGCGTGTCGAAGCACAGTTCTTTCTTCAACGGCGCAAGAAAGAACGGCCCTTCGACAAGCTCAGGGCGAACGGAACTAAAAGGAAACCCTATATGACCCGCCCCTCCCCCGACGCCCCCATCGAGACGCAGTGGGAAGGCCGCTTCATCACCGTCAAGCAGCAGGGAACATGGGAATATGTGTCGCGCTCGCGCGGCATTCATGCCGCGGTGATCCTCGCGATCGACGAGGATCCCGACGGCCGCCACGTCATCCTGGTCGAGCAATATCGCGTGCCGCTGAAGGTTCAGTGCCTCGAACTGCCTGCGGGCCTCGTTGGCGACGATACCGCGGGCGAGGCGCCCGAAATAGCGGCGCAGCGCGAGCTGGAAGAAGAAACCGGCTATCATGCCGAAAACTGGCGCACGGTCGGCGAATTCTACAGCTCGCCCGGCATGGTCAGCGAAAGCTTCACCCTGCTGATCGCGACCGGATTGACCAAGGTCGGCGCGGGCGGCGGGGTGGATGGCGAGGATATCATCGTCCACCGCGTGCCGCTGGACGGCATCGCCGATTTCGTCGCGGCGAAACGCGCCGAAGGCTGCGGGATCGACGTACGCGTCGCGATGCTGCTCGCGGGCGGGCTGTTGGCTGGATAGCCGCTCTTGACCCGGTAGGGGACACTCTCTTTTATCGTCACCCCGGACTTGATCCGGGGTCCCGCTTGATACCTACGCCGGTCGATACGAAAAA
Coding sequences within it:
- a CDS encoding NUDIX hydrolase, with translation MTRPSPDAPIETQWEGRFITVKQQGTWEYVSRSRGIHAAVILAIDEDPDGRHVILVEQYRVPLKVQCLELPAGLVGDDTAGEAPEIAAQRELEEETGYHAENWRTVGEFYSSPGMVSESFTLLIATGLTKVGAGGGVDGEDIIVHRVPLDGIADFVAAKRAEGCGIDVRVAMLLAGGLLAG
- a CDS encoding TPM domain-containing protein; protein product: MPQKISHVSEADHDIVTAAVAAAEAHTSGEIVTVVAAKSNDYDDVALVWASVIAFIAMSVIALFPEFYRGLYDRLTGGWGHELTANQWLGTVIAVGVLKWIGMWLILLWRPLRMALTPRAIKAQRVRVRAIDLFKVGTEAKTIGRTGVLLYLSLKEHRADIVADEAIAAKVTPEVWGEAMAALIERVRVGKPGEGMAEAVRQMGIVLADHFPKGDENPNELPDRLIEL